Below is a window of 'Nostoc azollae' 0708 DNA.
ATTATTGCAGTTAGGAGCTTTAATTACTGTAAGTACACGTCCCATTTTAATTGCGATTACTAGTTCTTACCCATACAGACATATCTTTGCTACTGCTCATAGACGCTTAAGAATGCTCACTAATACTGCTTAATTTGAAGTTAAATTGCCTTTTACTTATTTCTAAGTAATCATAGTTCGCCCTTGGGTTGATTCAAGTCTTGTTTTGTCATGCTTCATTTTATGAACAGAGCATTTTGATTTTACTACCAATAAAAAGATAGTGACTATTTTAGCTTTATAAATGCGATTTTATATTTAATTTATCTCTGCGATTCAGTTTTGATTGATGATGTATCAAAATTTAGTCTCACATCAGGTCATGTAAATTTATTTTTTACTGCTTGTGAGAAATCCGGGTTTAGGGCATACAGGGTAATTACTGTACCTACTAAGGTAGCTAACAGCGCAATTAATATAACTCGCACTAACATCTCTAAAGAATAGGAGTTGGATATGATGAAACTAAAAAGTAATGGCAAAAGTGGGATGTGCGTGCCTAAAACAGCCACTAACATAATCTTGGCTGTATAACTTTTTTAACGAATCTAAAACAATTTAAGGATGAATGAATATAGATAGAGTTTTTGATTGTGTCGCATAACTTTTGATGAATTTTGTGTTAAAATTTATATTTTTTTATAGGAAAATAGGAAAGGTTGTGATCTCTTTCGGTAAATTTACAAGTCTAATTTTTAATATTCCCAATTTGTTTTCTGAAGTTTCTATGGTTTTGGATTACTGCGATTTTTGTAGAAAAAACTACAATATCCCCAACTTTTCGGAGAGGTCGGGGATATATTCATAGCGAAGAGGAAAAACCGATATAATATTCGTATCAATTCGTATAGCTGGAGAATTGCCGCTCTAGAGCGGCAAATACCGGACAAGGGGCTGAAGCTTGTAAACTATCAGGTTTACTCCAAGTAAATGGTGCTTGATGCGCCGCAGACATCCATAAAAGTCTTTTTGCCCTGGTCATAGCAACATACAATAAACGGTATTCTTCGGCCATTTTAAGGTATTTGGCTTGTTCCCAAGCTTGGCTTACATTGGGTATAGTTTCTGTTTGTTGATGAAGTCCGGCGCGAATTTGGGCGCGTGCTACTTCTGATAAGGTAAAATCGCCTAGAAATTGGCTTTGGGGAGGAACCCAAAATTTACCAGGAATTAAGTTTTCATGCAAAAACGGTAGGAAAACATAATCCCAGTCCAACCCTTTCGCTTTGTGCATAGTGGTAATTGTTAATTGTCCCTTTTTGGTATATTGTTCTTCTGAATTTTCTGTATCTACTGGTTCAAAGCGTTCAGAATTGACGATTTCACTTAAAGCCGACAGCATTGAACCCATAGAATTATTACCCCAATTTTGCAGGTTTACCCGTTCTGCAAGTTTGTCAGCGGTGGCTAACTCCGCTTGGTCGTAATTTAAGGTTAAGGCTAAAAACGGAATAATTTGATATATGGGTAGTTCTAAACGGGCATGAAGTAAACTGCGACACAAATGAGCAGCTTTTCGAACTATTTCTGTTTGAGGAGTGGCTAGGGGTCCAGGATATAAAAATTGTTCTGGGATACTGGCTAGGGAGTTAATGTCTTGGATGGGAATTAATTGACGTTGTACTAAAACCTGGAGAGTGGCTTTTAAATAATCAGAGGAATGCGGGCGATCGCAAAATTGCAATAATGATAAAATTTCTTGTGGAACATGAGAACGTCTTTCCATTTCTCCCACATCATAAAGTTTAATTTGATGTTCTTGACAAATAGCTTCTAAAGCCGATGTTAACCATCTCCCTTGACGATTTTCCCTGACTAATACCGCCGCACGGGAATCAGAGTTTTGAGTAAATAATTCAATTACTTTCTGGGAAAGCAACTCAACTGTATGATGAATATCACGAGGGCTATACAATTCCAGACCTTTACCAAATGGTGCAGGATTAGCATTTAGTTGGGGTTCACCCATATTAACAGCCGCAATTTTCTGGGAGAGAAATGGTGTTTGTCCGTTCTTAGTTATGGTTGACCATTGACTATTTACCCACTCCAATGCAAAGTTGGCTGCATCAATAATAATTTTGCTACTACGACCAGCTTGATTCATTGTTGCTAGTCGTTGATTAATATCACAATTCTTACAAAACTCCCGAAAATAAATCGGATCAGCAGGTGTAAAAGTTGAATTAATCGCCTGATTAGGATCACCAACTCTGACTAAATTGAGTGTTGACTGATCTGCATTATTGCCGTCTTCTTCACCAGCTAGTATTTCTAAAAGCTGCGTTTGTAGTGGGCTAGAATCTTGGGCTTCATCTTCAAAAATTGCGAAAATTTGATTTTGTTCAATCCGTCTGGCGCTAGAATTTTCTAAGACGCGTAAAGCGGCTAACATCATATCATCGTAGTCAATGAAATCTTGGGAAGCCATTAATTTTTGATATTGTTCATACAATCCCGCTGCCACTTGTAAAATTTGATAGGTATCTTGGGTTCTTTCACTCCATTTATAGAGTTTTTCCGGTAATATTCCCGAACTTTTAGCTTCGTGAATGACCGTATAAGCTAAGTCTGGTAATACTTCTGTGCGTAGCACAGACTGACGACGTAGTTTTTCTGTTTCTTCACCATCAAATTTTTGACCTTCTAGTAAGCGTCGATAAAGTTCAGGATTTTTTGTAATCCATTGTTCTACGGCTGCGCGGATGAAGCGATGAGTTTGATTAGGGGTGATTAATGTGACGTTTTCTAACTGCAACCCGGATAAATCAGGATAACGATTGGCTATATTTAAGGCTAAACCGTGGAGGGTATAAACAGCAAAGCCTGTTTGTGGTAAGGATAGTTTCTTAAGTTTATCGCGGATTTTTAATTTTAGGTTAGCAGCAGCAGAACGGGTAAAGGTGACAACTACTAACTGACGCCGATAATTATTACCTGTGGTGAGGGAATACTGATACTGGCGAGCTATTGCTATGGCTGCTGCTGCTGCCATTCCTGTAGATTTACCAGCACCAGGCACAGCAGATACAGCCAATGGACCCGATTCCCAATTAGCCATTTGCTTTTGTCCAGGTCGCAGACTATGACGAATTTTGTCAATATTTTTTCGTAACTTAGCTGCTGGTGATGGCTGAATATCTTCTATTTCCAGGCTTTCTTGATTGACTATAACCATAAAATTATCTTTTGACATATTAGAATTTAGACTTCTATTTTAATTATGACAGCAGAGAAATGAACAACATTGATTTATTATTTATCTTTAATTAGTGTTCAATACTTGTCAGTTCAGAGGGGAAGGGGCAAAATCAAACCTGAATGCTCAATCGCAAACTATATCTACATTATCTGGGTTTAACTGGTGTTATTACACTGGGGGCTATTTTGCGCTTTTGGCATTTGGACTTGAAACCCCTGTGGCTAGATGAAATAATTACTGCTATTTTTAGTTTGGGTAAAAGTTACCGTGATTTACCTTTATATGTAGTTTTTCCTCTCCACCAGCTACAGGAAATTTTTACTTTTCAGCCTGGGGTTACCTGTTCTCAAATTGCGGAAAATCTTGCCCGTTATTCTACGCATCCACCGCTGTTCTTTTGTGGTATGTACAGTTGGTTAGGGTGGTTAAATCCTTTGGGTACAGATTGGGTAACAAAGTTACGATCGCTCTCAGTTTTATTTGGTGTGGCTGCTATCATGGCCATTTATGGTGTTAATAGTATTGCCTTTTATCCCGCTTCTGGAATCATTGCCGCATTGTTCATGGCTTTATCCCCCTTTGCTGTGTATCTTTCCCAAGAAGCAAGGCACTACACTTTACCTATGCTCTTGATAATTTTATCATTGTTCTTGCTCATTAAAATCCAGCAAGATATCTTTACCAGGCAGCATGTTAGATTTGGTGTTTGGTTATTATGGTCAATTCTTAATAGTCTTGGTCTTTATATTCACTACTTTTTTAGTATCGCGTTTAGTGCCGAGATTGCCACACTGTCACTAATAATTTATTACGGCAGAACAACAATTATTAACCTGCGTCAAATTTGTTTATATCTAACTATATCTACCTGCGGCGTTATTATTAGTTATAT
It encodes the following:
- a CDS encoding ATP-dependent helicase, producing MSKDNFMVIVNQESLEIEDIQPSPAAKLRKNIDKIRHSLRPGQKQMANWESGPLAVSAVPGAGKSTGMAAAAAIAIARQYQYSLTTGNNYRRQLVVVTFTRSAAANLKLKIRDKLKKLSLPQTGFAVYTLHGLALNIANRYPDLSGLQLENVTLITPNQTHRFIRAAVEQWITKNPELYRRLLEGQKFDGEETEKLRRQSVLRTEVLPDLAYTVIHEAKSSGILPEKLYKWSERTQDTYQILQVAAGLYEQYQKLMASQDFIDYDDMMLAALRVLENSSARRIEQNQIFAIFEDEAQDSSPLQTQLLEILAGEEDGNNADQSTLNLVRVGDPNQAINSTFTPADPIYFREFCKNCDINQRLATMNQAGRSSKIIIDAANFALEWVNSQWSTITKNGQTPFLSQKIAAVNMGEPQLNANPAPFGKGLELYSPRDIHHTVELLSQKVIELFTQNSDSRAAVLVRENRQGRWLTSALEAICQEHQIKLYDVGEMERRSHVPQEILSLLQFCDRPHSSDYLKATLQVLVQRQLIPIQDINSLASIPEQFLYPGPLATPQTEIVRKAAHLCRSLLHARLELPIYQIIPFLALTLNYDQAELATADKLAERVNLQNWGNNSMGSMLSALSEIVNSERFEPVDTENSEEQYTKKGQLTITTMHKAKGLDWDYVFLPFLHENLIPGKFWVPPQSQFLGDFTLSEVARAQIRAGLHQQTETIPNVSQAWEQAKYLKMAEEYRLLYVAMTRAKRLLWMSAAHQAPFTWSKPDSLQASAPCPVFAALERQFSSYTN